The following proteins are co-located in the Flectobacillus major DSM 103 genome:
- the nhaA gene encoding Na+/H+ antiporter NhaA produces MKKRIDTLVTQPFKDFISPINEIGETGQLGGFLLLNAIFISLLLSNIPLNGEGYIGFWDKPVSSFLPNVSTKNIINEGLMVVFFFLIGLEIKKELIQGELQTLKQATLPLLAALGSVLMPMMIFMIFNINTPTAKGWAIPTTTDIAFSLGVLTFMGSKVSLKLKIFLIALAIIDDLFAVLTITFFYSNTLNWLYLGITLTGIAGIWLLNKVNTKYIYCYIVIGLVIWWSLPKAGIHPTVAGIITALSIPINQLMNFEHAMQKSVNYLIVPLFALANVAVPIDFEGWEIFQQPHMLGIMFGLLLGKPLGILLATWLGVRLGIAHLPEKVKWPQILGIGVIAGTSFTMSIFITELSLGDVVLKNMAKMAVLLTSAGASIIGLIILAKSEALSHLADFSFRKLVKNNL; encoded by the coding sequence ATGAAAAAGAGAATTGATACCTTAGTTACACAGCCTTTCAAAGATTTCATTAGCCCCATCAATGAAATTGGCGAAACTGGACAGCTTGGGGGATTTCTCTTATTGAATGCTATTTTCATTTCGTTGCTACTATCCAATATTCCCCTCAATGGCGAAGGATATATTGGATTTTGGGACAAGCCTGTAAGCAGTTTTTTACCGAATGTTAGCACAAAAAATATTATTAATGAAGGACTCATGGTGGTCTTCTTTTTTCTAATAGGATTAGAAATTAAAAAGGAGCTGATTCAAGGAGAACTTCAAACACTCAAACAAGCAACATTGCCTCTATTGGCTGCTTTAGGGAGTGTATTGATGCCCATGATGATTTTCATGATTTTCAATATCAATACTCCTACAGCTAAAGGTTGGGCTATTCCAACGACAACAGATATTGCCTTTTCGTTAGGAGTACTCACATTTATGGGGTCGAAGGTTTCTTTAAAGCTTAAAATTTTTCTTATTGCCCTTGCTATCATCGACGATTTATTCGCAGTTTTGACCATTACCTTTTTTTACTCTAATACCTTAAATTGGCTTTACTTAGGTATAACATTGACTGGCATTGCTGGGATTTGGTTGCTTAATAAGGTTAATACGAAATATATATACTGCTATATAGTTATCGGTTTGGTAATTTGGTGGAGTTTACCCAAAGCAGGTATTCATCCTACAGTAGCGGGTATTATTACAGCTCTTTCTATCCCTATAAATCAATTAATGAACTTTGAGCACGCCATGCAAAAGTCTGTTAATTATCTGATTGTCCCTTTATTTGCCCTTGCTAATGTAGCAGTCCCAATTGATTTTGAGGGATGGGAAATATTTCAGCAACCACACATGCTGGGTATCATGTTTGGACTGCTACTTGGTAAACCTTTAGGGATTTTGTTGGCCACATGGCTGGGTGTACGATTAGGCATAGCACATTTACCCGAAAAAGTAAAATGGCCTCAAATCCTAGGAATAGGAGTTATTGCGGGTACAAGCTTTACGATGTCTATATTTATAACCGAATTGTCTTTGGGCGATGTAGTGTTAAAAAATATGGCAAAAATGGCGGTTTTACTTACCTCAGCAGGAGCTAGTATTATTGGGTTAATTATTTTGGCAAAAAGTGAAGCATTATCACACCTTGCCGATTTTTCATTTAGAAAATTAGTCAAAAACAATCTTTGA